Proteins found in one Paenibacillus dendritiformis genomic segment:
- a CDS encoding SDR family NAD(P)-dependent oxidoreductase produces MNPIDRSPYKDDDIAVIGIGLQIAGTDNLEEFWGIFENNIDCIRDLPQCRQDDMEDLAQLYSLMMPNPNGRISYNKAGYLDRIDEFDYEFFKISPIEAQVMDPIQRILLQTIFHAFDDAGYTPDMLNGTKTGIFIGYTPGSMKDNYSTNIFHNNPELIKYSNVGNMPCMVPSRASYILNLKGPTMIIDSACSSSLVAIHDACVSIQNGTCTMAIAGGIRLHSFPIAYDDMNVGFETDDNKTRTFDNAASGAAIGEGSAVVLLKPLKAAEKDKDHIYAVIKGTAINNDGASASITAPNPAAQASVILDALESSGVSVEEIDYIETHGTATALGDPIEFRGLTSAFEKFTDKKQFCGLSSSKSNIGHLYEAAGVASFIKALAAIKHKKIPGASHFNIPNLKIDFCDSPFYISNTTREWKKDGLRVCGISAFGISGTNCHVIVQEYNNQYEPVQAPEINLLGLSAKSLESMVSLVHHYKDYLDKNEVDVNLFAGNANLYRAHYAKRAAIVFSSRDHLLAIFNRLATTDPSEWTTIDGVYYVDQPNESKEIDYTEIRSALQRCNTSLMNKATGNLHADFGYLATMYSYGAKVDWRALYKGMKPKHIPIPYYPFKPTRCWLPKKEKKRSWTELASRLNPAKKEEESVPVSSDLFYKRVFVEADSIVKNHDLGRCLVIHRQEDPIEALRESLNQRFFAVETMGIDIDESKRTGFEKYFNQLFGEIPYKDISHIVIADLHGQKESWSAEQLLDSQKVQLLSVASLYREFANYENRLKVTPLLNHCFQVTGDEADVNPNSSSLFGLCKSLNRMFKNMTSCCIDMDNKTDWAKIADEICGISNKDSVAYRDNKRYYEGLYEAEMETDNQRIVIQDGGVYFISGGLGGIGFETAMEMAQRAKDVSLILVGRTRLPEQSEWETILRANPESDVAEKIGRLRMLQAKSKHVEYHSVDIADANALQFVLQYVKTKYGRMNGVIHGAGISGGITFDQLNEDHITNILKPKVIGTYMLDHFTRDQNLDFFVMFSSISTIFSSADLPGYIAGNIYLDSYSHYRSRATGSKSITVNWATWSEIGMAVKSKFTIDTLFQTIKTKEAIQALFSVLQQDSNSVVVARLNLKDKISMLLKTYPMQLSPRIVEALNENADAGHDRKSSSHANNHEQYGNVEDTLIKVCCKNLGYDEMNVHHNFFELGANSILLSIIYKDLNEVFPGVLQVTDLFSYPTISLLAEHISNQMASPIHPSCPEPEAQAASLPSQDTITVAPITVEAASSEANISESAAPGADIKPLEAGTMEQDDDSVAIIGVGLDLPAGNDLRSYWEVLINGINVVRDIPPERSVDITKHLRARSFSEEQIKFRKCGYLDEVNKFDHAFFGISPRDAALLDPVMRLFLQCCSNAIDDAGYGADGVKGTNTGVFLGYTANIGNAYNRLLYEMDPKLFNDALPIGQVSMTASRAAYVFDLKGPSMVIDTACSSSLVALHMACEQIRFGKCQMALAGGASIMAIPLADGTGIGFESPEEKTRAFADHASGSAIAEGVGVVLLKSLKQAQKDGDSIYAVIKGSAINQDGSSFGIAAPNYLAQSEAIQKAWDNAGVTAHDISYIEAHGTGTQLGDPIEIRGIHNAFEAFTDHKQICGIGSVKTNLGHANEAAGMCGLFKCILSLQHKLIPPTLHFQAPNQNIDFIHSPLYIVDKATPLQAKGEKAIIGISGFGMSGTNAHIILEEAPKAATLAKTSRKHPFIFTVSARTEKAVFQLVRRYRAYLLENTNVDLMDLTCTLNRGRKHYSHRLAFIYHHQHELLTKLTELAKYESFTQIANDWCRCGYYSIVPESKKEKYPHEITSKEQQKLSDDANAYCAKADKQNGAELQFIINCYIKGATVRWSALYNEPYQKLHLPTYPYARNHAWYPIPVKEAPMPQEKTVYDHFFHHKRWVVQDEVTVTLPPTEETWVLVHCDSHGTPLLARRLREEGVRVIEVFALHDGFTQIDQDTYRIGNNADDFKELFLQLSDLPIRKIVHVGAYRDDDPGSVNDMYQEFEYGFFNVVHLVKGLVKARLDQPVQLILVACNAYRISGEEQRLLPHHATVLSLGKVIEQENPNISCRAIDTDRDTDVGQIIGQLFADHQMYLIGLRQGTSYVEEFDEAEIQPETANRIVHGGTYIITGGTSGIGIQNAKLFSEQANCNLILLSRKGFPDESLWEAYETKEGYKEQIKEFKQMKKNGAALEFIACDVTNADDVQTMLEAVRTRYKKINGIVHCAGVIEPSFMLRKEKESYLSVFAPKITGTWNLANLTRNDDLDFMLLHSSNVTDAGEPGQSCYMAANAFLDAYTDYLNAQGRHTYTVNWVAWKETGMAHKQGTNVDTVTKAITNRDAVNALNQLLRSKPQRVVIGQFNEQVDLVPLLKHSRNAVAPSFTAKIYKEAYKRQIGDAAAPILVEPAPLPIVQEASQASPSGKEIKLTGKMEGIYTPVEKQIGKIYCDILGYEEADIYEGFFEMGGDSILLTEMHDTIDKLYPNIVKIADLFEFDSIHSLSEYITPRIPHDEAEESVEKAEVHNIKLKGNVEGIYTPVEGKIGQIYGEILGYDEVDIYEGFFEMGGDSILLTEMHDTINKLYPNIVKIADLFEFDSIQSLSEYITSRMERMESAEKNNAKEDADRKQKEQTDIVYYDMSCPQERIYFDYRLSSHKHVYNIGFVSDKSGDEYEDLVVNVNKFVAQFDMLRTTFATVNNKLVQCVNPMQPVEIERVQVASTDDIDFTPYLHTFKLSQYPLFHLTLFEAPDKKLLFFDIHHILLDGYSTTLLQEQMEAFGKQSASDKSLCPYSKYVEFEKNFYATKEYAEMGDYWKNQLHGFDFTHPLARKDANDTSFGHASAQVSSDLAGALLAFAKSRNTTIFNIFLSAYALALRMVTDRNDISIVTPMLNRYEPEFKHCIGVFTNVIPIRVEMKPQQTLDDHIKNVTNKTIGGIKNQFYQYNHIIRDFKGSDVQFHFYMDFEDNSLKKFRETEDIPYAVNIPKFTLDLEVKNLNQIYHISASYKKSYVSDEEVTAILHWFMKNLQEIFTNDKLHHTLDKFIEQFKAGEVQSGSV; encoded by the coding sequence ATGAATCCTATCGATCGTTCACCTTATAAAGACGATGACATAGCCGTTATCGGCATAGGGCTGCAAATCGCCGGTACGGACAACTTGGAGGAGTTTTGGGGAATATTCGAAAATAATATCGACTGCATCAGAGATCTGCCGCAATGCCGCCAAGACGACATGGAAGATCTTGCTCAACTCTATTCGCTTATGATGCCGAACCCGAATGGCCGCATTTCCTATAATAAAGCCGGATATTTGGATCGGATCGACGAATTCGATTACGAGTTTTTCAAAATCTCACCGATTGAGGCGCAGGTGATGGATCCGATCCAGCGGATCCTGCTGCAAACGATTTTTCATGCATTCGATGATGCGGGATACACTCCGGACATGCTTAATGGGACAAAAACCGGCATTTTCATTGGTTACACGCCAGGCTCGATGAAAGATAATTATTCTACGAATATTTTTCATAACAATCCCGAGTTAATTAAATACTCCAATGTTGGCAATATGCCTTGCATGGTGCCTTCGCGCGCTTCGTACATATTGAACTTGAAGGGGCCGACGATGATTATCGATTCGGCATGCTCTTCCTCGCTTGTGGCCATTCATGATGCCTGTGTGAGCATTCAAAATGGAACTTGTACGATGGCGATTGCCGGCGGCATTCGGCTGCATTCTTTTCCTATCGCGTATGATGATATGAATGTAGGCTTCGAAACGGATGATAATAAAACGAGGACCTTCGATAACGCAGCCAGCGGAGCGGCCATCGGAGAAGGATCCGCCGTTGTCTTGTTAAAACCGTTGAAAGCGGCAGAAAAAGATAAGGATCATATTTATGCGGTCATCAAGGGGACGGCCATTAATAATGATGGCGCATCCGCAAGTATTACGGCACCCAATCCTGCCGCACAAGCCAGTGTCATACTGGACGCCTTGGAATCATCCGGCGTATCCGTTGAAGAGATCGATTATATTGAGACCCATGGGACAGCGACCGCGCTCGGCGATCCGATTGAATTTAGAGGTCTAACCAGCGCATTTGAAAAATTTACCGATAAAAAGCAATTCTGCGGACTTAGCTCATCGAAAAGCAATATTGGACATCTATATGAAGCGGCTGGGGTGGCTTCCTTTATCAAAGCGCTTGCGGCGATCAAGCATAAAAAAATACCGGGAGCAAGTCACTTCAATATACCGAATTTAAAAATCGATTTTTGTGATTCTCCTTTCTATATCAGCAACACGACCCGGGAATGGAAAAAGGATGGATTGCGAGTTTGCGGCATAAGCGCTTTCGGTATCAGCGGGACGAACTGTCATGTCATTGTGCAAGAATACAATAATCAATATGAGCCTGTGCAAGCGCCGGAAATCAACCTGCTTGGCTTATCGGCCAAGTCATTAGAAAGCATGGTTTCATTAGTTCATCACTATAAAGACTATCTCGATAAAAATGAAGTGGACGTGAACCTCTTTGCCGGCAATGCCAATCTGTACCGAGCTCATTATGCCAAAAGAGCAGCCATTGTTTTTTCGAGCCGCGATCATTTACTTGCTATTTTCAACCGCTTAGCCACGACCGACCCAAGTGAATGGACGACTATCGATGGCGTTTACTATGTAGACCAGCCCAATGAGTCAAAAGAAATTGATTATACTGAAATTCGCTCCGCGTTACAACGCTGCAACACCAGCTTGATGAATAAGGCAACCGGCAATCTGCATGCCGATTTCGGCTATTTGGCAACCATGTACAGTTATGGCGCCAAAGTGGATTGGCGCGCCCTCTACAAAGGGATGAAACCGAAGCATATTCCAATCCCTTATTATCCCTTCAAACCAACTCGGTGTTGGCTGCCTAAAAAAGAGAAAAAAAGAAGCTGGACCGAGCTGGCAAGCCGTTTGAATCCTGCGAAAAAAGAGGAGGAATCTGTTCCCGTTTCGTCTGATTTGTTCTATAAAAGGGTATTTGTCGAAGCCGATTCCATCGTCAAAAACCATGACTTGGGAAGATGCTTGGTCATACACCGGCAAGAGGATCCGATTGAAGCTTTACGCGAAAGTTTAAACCAACGATTTTTTGCTGTTGAAACGATGGGCATCGATATAGACGAATCGAAAAGAACGGGTTTTGAAAAATATTTCAACCAGTTATTCGGCGAGATCCCGTACAAGGACATTTCCCATATTGTGATCGCCGATTTGCATGGACAAAAAGAGAGCTGGTCGGCTGAGCAATTGCTCGATAGCCAAAAAGTACAATTGCTGAGTGTGGCAAGCCTTTATCGTGAATTTGCGAATTACGAGAATCGCTTGAAAGTTACGCCTCTTCTGAACCATTGCTTCCAAGTGACCGGGGACGAAGCGGATGTAAACCCAAATAGCTCCTCTCTGTTTGGGCTATGCAAGTCCTTGAACCGCATGTTCAAAAATATGACTTCCTGCTGCATCGACATGGATAATAAAACCGATTGGGCCAAGATCGCCGATGAGATTTGTGGCATTTCCAATAAGGATAGTGTCGCTTACCGGGACAATAAACGCTATTATGAGGGTCTGTACGAAGCGGAAATGGAGACGGACAACCAACGGATCGTCATTCAAGATGGCGGGGTGTATTTCATAAGCGGCGGCTTAGGCGGGATAGGCTTTGAAACGGCGATGGAAATGGCGCAGCGCGCAAAAGATGTGTCCCTGATCCTTGTCGGGCGTACCCGCCTGCCTGAGCAATCGGAATGGGAAACGATACTGCGAGCGAACCCGGAAAGTGACGTGGCCGAAAAGATCGGGCGTCTCCGCATGCTCCAGGCGAAATCAAAACATGTTGAGTATCATTCGGTCGATATTGCCGATGCGAATGCTTTGCAATTCGTGCTTCAATACGTCAAGACGAAGTATGGGAGGATGAACGGTGTCATCCACGGCGCTGGAATCAGTGGAGGCATTACATTCGATCAGCTCAATGAAGACCATATCACGAACATACTGAAGCCCAAAGTGATCGGAACTTATATGCTGGATCATTTCACAAGGGATCAGAACCTGGATTTCTTTGTTATGTTCTCAAGTATTTCAACCATTTTTAGCAGTGCCGATCTGCCGGGTTATATTGCAGGCAATATCTATTTGGACAGCTATAGCCATTACCGCAGCAGAGCAACCGGAAGCAAAAGTATTACAGTCAACTGGGCCACATGGTCTGAAATTGGCATGGCGGTAAAATCGAAGTTTACCATTGACACCCTATTTCAGACGATCAAGACGAAGGAGGCAATCCAGGCCTTATTTTCCGTGCTGCAGCAGGATAGCAACTCTGTCGTCGTGGCGCGATTAAATCTCAAAGATAAAATTTCGATGCTGTTAAAGACGTATCCAATGCAGTTATCCCCTAGAATTGTGGAAGCTCTGAACGAAAATGCAGATGCCGGCCACGATCGCAAAAGCTCAAGTCATGCCAACAATCATGAACAGTATGGGAATGTGGAAGACACGCTCATCAAAGTATGCTGCAAAAATCTCGGCTATGATGAGATGAATGTCCATCATAATTTCTTTGAGCTGGGTGCCAATTCGATTTTATTGTCCATTATTTATAAGGATCTGAATGAGGTGTTTCCTGGGGTATTGCAGGTCACCGATCTTTTCTCCTACCCGACGATCAGTTTGTTGGCAGAGCATATAAGCAATCAAATGGCTTCACCCATCCATCCATCCTGTCCGGAGCCGGAAGCCCAAGCTGCTTCACTCCCAAGCCAGGACACGATTACTGTTGCACCGATAACGGTCGAAGCTGCCTCTTCTGAAGCGAATATATCCGAGTCCGCTGCACCGGGCGCTGACATTAAGCCGCTGGAAGCCGGAACGATGGAGCAGGATGACGACAGTGTCGCCATTATCGGTGTCGGACTGGATCTTCCGGCCGGTAACGATTTGCGCAGTTATTGGGAGGTTCTTATTAATGGCATCAACGTAGTAAGGGATATACCGCCGGAGAGATCGGTTGATATTACGAAGCATCTGCGGGCGCGCAGCTTCAGTGAAGAACAAATCAAGTTTCGAAAATGCGGATACCTCGATGAAGTGAACAAATTCGATCATGCTTTTTTCGGTATCTCTCCGCGCGATGCGGCCTTGCTTGATCCGGTCATGCGTCTCTTTTTACAATGCTGCTCCAATGCGATCGATGATGCCGGCTATGGCGCAGATGGCGTGAAGGGCACGAATACGGGCGTATTTCTTGGGTATACGGCCAATATTGGCAATGCGTATAATCGGCTTTTATATGAAATGGATCCGAAGCTGTTCAATGATGCTTTGCCGATCGGGCAAGTGAGCATGACCGCCAGCAGAGCCGCGTACGTGTTCGATCTTAAGGGACCTAGCATGGTCATCGACACGGCTTGTTCGTCCTCCCTGGTTGCCTTGCACATGGCGTGCGAGCAGATTCGATTCGGCAAATGTCAAATGGCGTTAGCTGGAGGAGCATCCATTATGGCCATTCCTCTAGCGGATGGAACCGGAATCGGTTTTGAATCCCCGGAAGAAAAAACAAGAGCCTTTGCTGATCATGCCAGCGGTTCGGCCATTGCCGAGGGAGTCGGGGTTGTTCTGCTCAAATCACTGAAGCAGGCGCAAAAGGATGGGGACTCCATCTATGCCGTGATTAAAGGAAGTGCGATTAATCAGGATGGAAGTTCGTTCGGCATTGCCGCTCCGAACTACTTGGCGCAATCGGAAGCCATCCAAAAAGCCTGGGACAATGCGGGCGTGACGGCTCACGATATTAGTTATATCGAAGCGCATGGCACGGGCACACAGCTAGGCGATCCGATAGAGATCAGGGGAATTCATAACGCATTCGAGGCATTTACCGACCACAAACAAATATGCGGCATCGGATCGGTGAAAACCAATCTAGGCCATGCGAACGAAGCGGCGGGGATGTGCGGCTTATTCAAATGCATACTCTCGCTGCAGCATAAGCTCATCCCGCCTACACTGCATTTTCAGGCGCCGAACCAAAATATCGACTTTATCCATTCTCCTTTATATATTGTAGACAAAGCTACCCCGCTTCAGGCAAAAGGAGAAAAGGCGATTATCGGGATAAGCGGATTTGGAATGAGCGGAACGAACGCGCACATTATTTTGGAAGAGGCGCCCAAGGCGGCGACTCTCGCGAAAACGAGCCGTAAGCATCCGTTCATCTTTACGGTATCGGCCAGAACGGAAAAAGCCGTATTTCAATTAGTCCGTCGCTATCGAGCTTATTTGCTTGAAAACACGAACGTCGATCTGATGGATCTCACCTGCACGCTCAATCGGGGAAGAAAGCATTATTCCCATCGATTAGCATTTATCTATCATCATCAACATGAGCTGCTAACCAAGCTAACGGAATTGGCCAAGTATGAATCCTTTACGCAAATTGCGAATGACTGGTGCCGCTGCGGCTATTACTCGATTGTTCCTGAGAGCAAGAAAGAGAAATACCCGCATGAGATCACTTCGAAGGAGCAGCAAAAGTTAAGCGATGACGCGAATGCGTATTGCGCCAAAGCGGATAAACAGAATGGCGCCGAACTGCAGTTCATTATCAACTGCTATATTAAAGGCGCAACCGTCAGATGGAGCGCCTTATATAACGAACCGTATCAGAAGCTCCATTTGCCGACTTACCCATATGCAAGAAACCATGCCTGGTATCCGATACCGGTCAAAGAAGCACCGATGCCTCAGGAGAAAACGGTATATGACCATTTCTTCCACCATAAACGCTGGGTAGTTCAGGATGAAGTTACGGTTACCTTGCCGCCAACAGAGGAGACCTGGGTACTGGTTCATTGCGATAGCCATGGCACCCCCCTTCTTGCCCGCCGACTGAGAGAAGAAGGCGTAAGAGTGATTGAAGTATTTGCGTTGCATGATGGATTTACACAAATCGATCAGGATACGTACCGCATCGGGAACAATGCTGACGATTTTAAGGAATTGTTCTTGCAGCTGTCGGATCTCCCAATCCGCAAGATCGTACATGTCGGCGCTTATCGGGATGATGATCCGGGCAGCGTCAATGACATGTATCAGGAATTCGAATACGGCTTCTTCAATGTGGTTCATTTGGTCAAAGGATTGGTAAAAGCGCGTCTGGATCAACCTGTTCAGCTCATTCTTGTCGCATGTAATGCGTATCGAATCTCGGGAGAAGAACAACGGCTGCTGCCACATCATGCAACGGTGTTAAGTCTCGGCAAAGTGATTGAACAAGAGAATCCGAATATCAGCTGCCGCGCCATTGATACGGATAGGGATACCGATGTGGGGCAAATCATTGGCCAACTGTTTGCGGATCATCAGATGTATTTGATTGGCTTGCGCCAAGGCACAAGTTATGTGGAGGAGTTCGATGAAGCGGAGATTCAACCGGAGACGGCAAACCGGATTGTACATGGAGGAACCTATATTATTACGGGCGGTACTTCCGGAATTGGCATTCAAAATGCAAAACTGTTCAGCGAACAGGCCAATTGCAATCTTATCCTGTTAAGCAGAAAAGGATTTCCTGATGAATCTTTATGGGAAGCTTATGAGACGAAGGAAGGTTATAAGGAACAGATTAAAGAGTTCAAACAGATGAAGAAGAACGGTGCTGCGCTGGAATTTATCGCTTGCGATGTTACCAATGCGGATGATGTGCAGACTATGCTTGAGGCCGTACGTACAAGGTATAAAAAAATTAACGGCATCGTCCATTGTGCCGGCGTCATTGAACCGAGCTTCATGTTGAGAAAGGAAAAGGAGAGCTACCTGTCTGTCTTTGCGCCAAAAATAACGGGAACCTGGAACTTGGCGAACTTGACGCGTAACGATGATTTGGATTTTATGCTCCTGCACTCCTCCAATGTGACCGATGCGGGCGAACCAGGGCAAAGCTGTTATATGGCGGCAAACGCATTTTTGGACGCGTACACCGATTACTTGAATGCGCAAGGAAGACATACGTATACCGTGAACTGGGTCGCCTGGAAAGAAACGGGCATGGCGCATAAACAGGGCACAAATGTAGATACGGTTACGAAAGCAATCACCAATCGCGATGCCGTAAATGCGCTGAACCAGCTGCTCCGAAGCAAGCCGCAGCGTGTCGTTATCGGCCAGTTCAATGAACAGGTTGACTTGGTTCCGCTGTTGAAGCATAGCCGCAATGCGGTGGCTCCAAGCTTCACGGCGAAAATCTATAAAGAGGCTTATAAAAGGCAAATCGGTGATGCCGCAGCGCCAATCCTTGTCGAGCCAGCACCTTTACCAATTGTTCAAGAGGCGAGCCAGGCAAGTCCTTCCGGCAAAGAAATCAAATTGACAGGAAAGATGGAAGGGATTTACACCCCTGTCGAAAAGCAAATCGGAAAAATTTATTGCGACATTCTGGGATATGAAGAAGCTGATATTTACGAAGGCTTTTTTGAAATGGGCGGCGACTCCATCTTGCTTACGGAGATGCACGACACGATTGATAAGCTCTATCCCAATATCGTCAAAATCGCGGATTTGTTTGAATTTGATTCCATACACAGTCTGTCCGAGTACATCACTCCGCGAATCCCGCATGATGAAGCTGAGGAAAGCGTTGAAAAGGCAGAGGTGCATAACATAAAACTGAAAGGCAATGTGGAGGGCATTTATACCCCTGTCGAGGGAAAAATCGGCCAGATTTACGGCGAGATTTTGGGATACGATGAAGTAGATATTTACGAAGGCTTTTTTGAAATGGGCGGCGACTCCATTCTGCTGACGGAAATGCACGACACGATCAACAAGCTGTATCCGAACATCGTCAAAATCGCGGATCTGTTTGAATTTGATTCGATTCAAAGCCTGTCCGAGTATATTACTTCGCGAATGGAAAGGATGGAAAGCGCGGAAAAGAACAACGCAAAAGAGGATGCAGATCGGAAGCAAAAAGAACAAACGGACATCGTTTATTATGATATGAGCTGCCCGCAGGAACGGATTTATTTTGATTACCGGCTCAGCAGTCATAAACATGTCTATAATATAGGCTTTGTCTCTGACAAATCAGGCGATGAATATGAAGATCTGGTCGTGAATGTGAACAAATTTGTGGCGCAGTTCGATATGCTAAGAACGACATTTGCAACGGTTAACAATAAATTGGTGCAATGCGTCAACCCAATGCAGCCCGTCGAGATTGAACGTGTTCAGGTTGCTTCCACAGACGATATCGACTTTACACCGTATTTACACACGTTCAAGCTTAGCCAATACCCGCTGTTTCATTTGACGCTATTTGAAGCCCCTGATAAAAAGCTGTTATTCTTTGATATCCACCATATCCTGCTCGATGGCTATTCGACAACGCTCCTGCAGGAACAGATGGAGGCCTTCGGGAAGCAGAGCGCCAGTGATAAATCTTTGTGCCCGTACTCCAAGTATGTTGAATTTGAGAAGAACTTTTACGCAACCAAAGAATATGCCGAAATGGGGGATTACTGGAAAAATCAACTTCATGGCTTTGATTTTACCCATCCTCTCGCACGCAAAGATGCAAATGATACTTCCTTTGGCCATGCTTCCGCACAAGTAAGTTCTGACTTGGCCGGTGCGTTGCTGGCGTTTGCCAAGTCAAGAAATACGACGATTTTTAATATCTTTCTCAGCGCCTATGCTCTTGCTCTTCGTATGGTTACAGATCGAAATGATATCTCGATTGTAACGCCTATGCTGAACCGATATGAGCCGGAATTCAAACATTGCATCGGTGTGTTTACGAATGTAATACCGATTCGAGTCGAGATGAAGCCGCAGCAAACCCTCGACGATCATATTAAAAATGTAACAAATAAAACAATAGGAGGAATTAAAAATCAATTTTATCAATATAACCATATCATCAGGGATTTCAAAGGATCCGATGTTCAATTCCATTTCTATATGGACTTTGAAGATAATTCATTGAAGAAGTTCAGAGAGACGGAAGATATCCCTTATGCTGTGAATATTCCGAAATTCACGTTAGATCTGGAGGTTAAAAACCTGAATCAGATCTACCATATTTCCGCCTCGTATAAAAAGAGCTATGTAAGTGATGAAGAAGTGACAGCAATTCTTCATTGGTTCATGAAGAATTTACAAGAGATTTTTACGAATGACAAGTTACATCATACGTTAGACAAATTCATCGAGCAATTCAAAGCTGGCGAGGTGCAGTCGGGAAGTGTCTAG